In Tachysurus vachellii isolate PV-2020 chromosome 1, HZAU_Pvac_v1, whole genome shotgun sequence, a genomic segment contains:
- the saxo2 gene encoding stabilizer of axonemal microtubules 2, producing MKSLCVCKICNCGRHFCIREPTSLYIKDSQGVDVSEYTEKYPGYKNCYPPKSLKPKHEVQKISEPMEDITTFRSDFVPYEVTRRPVKKKVEYQPFPGKIDLSTTYKLQFTPYEIKPVFPRRPKEMIRGAKGTMDTVPTYTEHFCVWDINKRESLKPKVAYHPPTEKFGNATTFQDDFIPRGLVPRESFKPETLTKLSDAPFDGVTTNQLNYVPHPLDLHLVKAPHEYKPSDQPFQDLTTQRHDFQGLPGQMPKSCKPEYSRISYDTPFQSSTEFRDRFQPWDTSPPYLHKAVHKYVTPTEQMDMTTTTGTTYIEHHIQPFIPVRPKSRPTCSSEPFDGTTTMKEDFKPWKAQRRELIRQPQEIHRGSGKMEDTTTFKAHFIQHQLQPNISCKPDTAPLRSEEPFDGDTTYRIEFTPKKSSVCPASFETIPGFVFERVDERGHRFFRELSSEEQKCAECEL from the exons ATGaagagcctctgtgtgtgtaaaatctgcAACTGTGG ACGCCACTTTTGCATACGAGAGCCCACATCACTCTACATTAAGGACagccagggtgttgatgtgagtgAGTACACTGAGAAATACCCAGGCTATAAGAACTGTTATCCACCCAAGAGTCTTAAACCCAAACATGAAGTACAGAAGATCTCTGAACCGATGGAGGACATCACGACCTTTAG GTCTGATTTCGTTCCTTATGAAGTCACCCGTCGCCCAGTCAAAAAAAAGGTTGAATACCAACCTTTTCCAGGCAAGATTGACTTGTCCACTACATACAAGCTGCAGTTTACCCCTTATGAGATAAAGCCTGTTTTCCCACGGCGCCCAAAGGAGATGATTCGAGGTGCTAAAGGAACAATGGACACCGTACCAACCTATACAG aacatttctgtgtgtgggATATTAACAAGCGGGAGTCCCTCAAACCAAAGGTGGCCTACCATCCACCAACTGAGAAGTTTGGAAATGCCACAACATTCCAGGATGATTTTATTCCTCGAGGTCTAGTTCCACGTGAGAGCTTTAAACCTGAAACTTTAACCAAGCTGTCTGATGCTCCATTTGATGGAGTGACCACTAACCAGCTGAATTATGTCCCTCACCCATTGGATTTGCATTTAGTCAAAGCTCCTCATGAGTACAAACCCAGTGACCAGCCTTTCCAAGACCTCACAACACAGCGGCATGACTTCCAGGGCCTTCCAGGCCAAATGCCCAAGAGCTGCAAGCCTGAATACAGCAGAATATCCTATGATACCCCCTTCCAGAGCAGCACTGAGTTTCGAGATAGATTCCAGCCGTGGGATACATCTCCACCCTATCTGCACAAAGCAGTACATAAGTATGTGACTCCTACAGAACAAATGGATATGACCACAACAACTGGCACAACCTACATCGAACACCATATCCAGCCATTCATCCCTGTTAGGCCTAAGTCTAGGCCAACTTGTTCTTCTGAACCTTTCGATGGCACTACCACCATGAAGGAGGACTTTAAACCCTGGAAAGCCCAGCGCCGAGAACTAATCCGCCAGCCCCAGGAAATCCACAGAGGCAGTGGAAAGATGGAGGACACAACCACCTTTAAGGCCCACTTCATCCAGCACCAGCTGCAGCCAAATATTAGCTGCAAGCCAGATACTGCCCCACTGCGGAGCGAAGAACCCTTCGATGGTGATACCACATACCGCATTGAGTTCACTCCCAAAAAGAGCAGTGTGTGTCCAGCCAGCTTTGAGACAATACCGGGGTTTGTCTTTGAAAGGGTTGATGAAAGAGGTCAc